One genomic segment of Oreochromis aureus strain Israel breed Guangdong linkage group 9, ZZ_aureus, whole genome shotgun sequence includes these proteins:
- the LOC116312779 gene encoding GTPase IMAP family member 7-like — protein sequence MALIPAGPDLRIVTIGKTGVGKSAVGNTILGYERFRSCPLSVSVTEFCQKAWVQWGKRVVSVVDTPGILDTSKSDEFIKSEIVKCVEVSCPGPHVFLLVIQIGRFTREEKNSVEALQELFGPEANRYMIVLFTRGGDLGSTTIEQYVRDAEPGLKRIIQSCGNRYHVFDNTSSDRKQLVELIKKIDKMVSANKGTHYTDAMFQEVEEARKKGVTLQQYRFTESLCKRIKLFRIILGKD from the exons ATGGCTTTAATTCCAGCAG GTCCTGATTTGAGGATTGTGACGATTGGAAAAACTGGTGTGGGCAAGAGTGCTGTTGGGAACACCATCCTGGGATATGAGCGTTTCAGATCTTGTCCTTTATCTGTATCAGTGACTGAGTTCTGTCAAAAAGCTTGGGTACAGTGGGGAAAGAGAGTAGTTAGCGTTGTAGACACACCAGGGATCCTGGACACCTCAAAATCAGATGAGTTCATCAAAAGTGAAATCGTCAAATGTGTTGAAGTCTCCTGTCCCGGTCCTCATGTGTTCCTGTTGGTCATCCAAATTGGCCGATTcacaagagaagagaaaaactcAGTGGAAGCCCTGCAGGAGCTGTTTGGCCCCGAGGCAAACCGGTACATGATTGTGCTCTTCACCCGTGGTGGTGATCTTGGAAGCACAACCATAGAGCAGTATGTACGTGACGCTGAGCCAGGGCTTAAACGCATCATCCAAAGCTGTGGAAACAGGTACCACGTCTTTGACAACACCAGCAGCGACAGAAAGCAGTTGGTGGAGCTCATCAAGAAGATCGACAAAATGGTGTCAGCAAATAAGGGCACGCACTACACAGACGCCATGTTTCAAGAGGTGGAGGAAGCACGCAAAAAGGGAGTAACACTGCAGCAGTATAGGTTCACTGAGTCTTTGTGTAAACGTATCAAACTTTTTCGCATCATTCTTGGGAAAGATTAA